The Vicinamibacterales bacterium genome contains a region encoding:
- the glk gene encoding glucokinase — MLLAGDIGATKTLIGLFSPAPVRPDPIDVRSYVTFQHDSLETIVDEFLSIERSGPRLTVTGASFGVAGPIVEQVGRLTNVPWKVDAAAIARQFSIPRATLLNDLEAMAYSVPVLEANEIAVLQAGRRVRSGNAALIAAGTGLGEALLHNVNGQLIPSPTEGGHGDFAPRTPREIGLLEELIRLYGRADYERVLSGPGLVNVHRFVHPRGCPAWDGAVDPAHAPSLISRAALEGRCPQCVEALDLFVSVYGAEAGNLALRSVASAGLFLGGGIAPKILPALRQGPFLEAFLAKAPMAEFVSAVPVAVILNDRAGLLGAAVHANLAEHAVR, encoded by the coding sequence ATGCTCCTCGCCGGTGACATCGGTGCGACGAAGACGCTCATCGGCCTGTTCTCGCCTGCCCCCGTCCGGCCGGACCCGATCGACGTCCGCAGCTACGTCACGTTCCAGCACGACAGCCTCGAGACCATCGTCGACGAGTTCCTGTCGATCGAGCGAAGCGGCCCGCGCCTGACGGTCACCGGCGCGTCATTCGGTGTAGCCGGGCCGATCGTCGAGCAGGTTGGCCGCCTGACGAACGTGCCCTGGAAGGTGGATGCGGCGGCGATCGCGCGGCAGTTCTCCATTCCGCGCGCGACGCTGCTCAACGACCTCGAGGCCATGGCGTACTCCGTGCCCGTGCTCGAGGCGAACGAAATCGCGGTGCTGCAGGCGGGCCGGCGCGTGAGGTCGGGCAACGCGGCGCTCATCGCGGCCGGGACCGGGCTCGGCGAGGCACTGCTGCACAACGTGAACGGACAGCTGATCCCGTCGCCGACAGAGGGCGGTCACGGGGACTTCGCTCCGCGAACGCCCCGTGAGATCGGCCTGCTCGAAGAGCTCATCCGGCTCTACGGCCGCGCTGACTACGAGCGCGTCCTGTCCGGGCCCGGGCTCGTCAACGTCCACCGGTTCGTGCATCCCCGCGGCTGTCCAGCCTGGGACGGGGCCGTGGACCCGGCGCACGCCCCGTCGCTCATCTCTCGGGCCGCGCTCGAGGGGCGGTGTCCGCAGTGCGTCGAGGCGCTCGACCTGTTCGTGTCGGTCTACGGTGCCGAGGCAGGCAACCTCGCACTCAGGTCGGTCGCGTCGGCCGGCCTCTTCCTCGGCGGGGGCATCGCGCCGAAGATCCTGCCCGCGCTCCGACAAGGTCCCTTCCTGGAAGCGTTTCTGGCCAAGGCGCCGATGGCCGAGTTCGTTTCGGCGGTGCCCGTGGCGGTCATCCTGAACGATCGCGCGGGACTGCTGGGCGCGGCCGTTCACGCCAACCTGGCGGAGCACGCTGTCAGGTGA
- a CDS encoding DUF4870 domain-containing protein has translation MSDPTPVGSTPSGNRTIMIVLSYLWLLALVPLLVEKNDKEVQWHAKHGIVLMVAEIVLWIVLFIVQMIVGRIPGLGCLFAIVGALISIVLWLGALIVHILCIVKGVNGQRFTLPYISQYADQF, from the coding sequence ATGAGCGATCCCACGCCAGTTGGCAGCACCCCGTCAGGCAATCGGACGATCATGATCGTGCTGTCGTACCTCTGGCTTCTGGCTCTCGTCCCGCTGCTGGTGGAGAAGAACGACAAGGAAGTTCAGTGGCATGCCAAGCACGGCATCGTTCTGATGGTTGCCGAGATCGTGCTTTGGATCGTCCTGTTCATCGTGCAGATGATCGTCGGCCGCATCCCTGGACTCGGCTGCCTGTTCGCCATCGTCGGCGCGCTGATATCCATCGTCTTGTGGCTCGGCGCCCTGATCGTACACATCCTCTGCATCGTGAAGGGCGTGAACGGGCAGCGCTTCACGCTGCCGTACATCAGCCAGTACGCGGACCAGTTCTAG
- the yidD gene encoding membrane protein insertion efficiency factor YidD has protein sequence MKRLLRFRLVAPVCLLLMASAFAWDVSRPPADQLTTRTALRAIGWYQRTLSGHLGIRCRFRPTCSSYAVESFERYGLIKGGWRTAGRLVRCGPWTPMGTVDPP, from the coding sequence ATGAAGAGGCTCCTGCGCTTTCGCCTCGTGGCGCCTGTCTGCCTCCTGCTCATGGCGTCGGCGTTCGCCTGGGACGTGTCGCGGCCGCCTGCCGATCAGCTCACGACGCGAACAGCGCTCCGCGCCATCGGGTGGTACCAGCGCACCCTGTCGGGACACCTCGGCATCCGCTGTCGCTTTCGGCCGACGTGCAGCAGCTACGCCGTCGAGTCCTTCGAGCGGTACGGGTTGATCAAGGGGGGGTGGCGAACAGCGGGACGCCTCGTCAGGTGCGGTCCGTGGACACCGATGGGCACGGTTGACCCGCCGTGA